The following are encoded in a window of Scophthalmus maximus strain ysfricsl-2021 chromosome 6, ASM2237912v1, whole genome shotgun sequence genomic DNA:
- the b9d2 gene encoding B9 domain-containing protein 2, protein MAELHIIGHIVGASGFPQNSLFCKWGVHTGGAWRLLSGLKEGQTQVDIPQTGDVAYWSHPIDLHYATKGIQGWPKLHLQVWHQDSFGRCQLYGYGYCHVPSSPGHHRISCATWRPLGSWQEQLAQTFVGGGPQLRSPDLIYSGADRYRLHTEAMGTVDLELGVIMRHFDKYGVES, encoded by the coding sequence ATGGCTGAGCTGCACATTATCGGCCACATCGTCGGGGCGAGTGGTTTCCCGCAGAACAGCCTATTCTGCAAGTGGGGAGTTCACACGGGCGGAGCATGGCGGCTTCTGTCCGGGCTGAAGGAGGGTCAGACCCAGGTGGACATCCCTCAGACCGGGGACGTGGCGTACTGGAGTCACCCGATCGACTTGCACTACGCCACCAAGGGGATCCAGGGCTGGCCGAAGCTTCACCTCCAGGTGTGGCACCAGGACTCTTTCGGCCGCTGCCAGCTGTACGGATACGGCTACTGCCACGTCCCGTCGAGCCCCGGACACCACCGGATAAGCTGTGCGACCTGGAGGCCGCTCGGCTCCTGGCAGGAGCAGCTAGCGCAAACGTTTGTCGGCGGCGGACCGCAGCTGCGCAGCCCGGACCTCATATACAGCGGCGCGGATAGATACAGACTGCACACCGAAGCCATGGGCACCGTGGACCTGGAGCTCGGCGTCATCATGAGACACTTTGACAAATACGGCGTCGAAAGTTAA